The Balearica regulorum gibbericeps isolate bBalReg1 chromosome 12, bBalReg1.pri, whole genome shotgun sequence genome includes a region encoding these proteins:
- the LOC104633682 gene encoding LOW QUALITY PROTEIN: NACHT, LRR and PYD domains-containing protein 3 (The sequence of the model RefSeq protein was modified relative to this genomic sequence to represent the inferred CDS: inserted 1 base in 1 codon; deleted 1 base in 1 codon), giving the protein MARENTKDFLLEALEDLTLDMFEKFKYKLSYINYDGMANLSKYLLKKANNPVKLADYMCDHYGADLAVDVAIYVLEWINQRDTAAKLKQEKGKALRPSPPPASLVQDYKMKYREHVQKSYHWIKDMNARIGEMVTLNSRYTRLVLVSRHRHEKKKEHEIMAVGQRHAEIMQEQVNSSIAISDLFKPDRDRQTPKTVVILGAAGIGKTMTVRKIMLDWASEGLYRQFDYVFYIHCREGNLLPAQGSMADMISKCCPSDNPPLVEILRTPEKILFVIDGFDELMFSLDRSQNNLCSDPWEMKPMEIILSXLFRKILLPECSLLITSRPAALQKLEQCLVCERFAEILGFSAADREEYFHKFFENKEEGRKAFQFVKGNEIVFTMCLVPIMCWIVCTVMKQQLESGEDLAQTVKTTTGIYILYVSSLLKSLSSKMKQNLHIILKRLCCLAVDGIWKQRVLFEEEAINEFLLNQRDTFPLFLNESTFQKGIVCGSAYSFIHLSVQEFFASLFYVLEDDGKTRDKQEDPKRDVRKLLENYGNSRHDFLLTVRFLFGLLNKERRNALEKETGCKINPEIKEELLMWLRTSQKTALAVNAEKRAVIHNLEACHCLYEIQDESFVKTALGYFTGIYLRDISFTQLDQIVLSFSIKKWPKLESLDVGYCSFISDDHEEHLDQQLAKLSHLEKQSPIYLKQSPIYLLSQSLKSPNCTLKILRLEWCKLTAACCGVLATVLITSQCLTELRLCGNALGDLGVRLLCEGLKHPTCRLQRLRLWGCSLTDACCGDLANMLSTNQTLLELGLGANALGDAGVHLLCEGLKHLACQLRVLGLWGCSLTDACCGDLANMLSTNQTLLELGLGANALGDAGVVLLCEKLKHPACHLKELRLSKYGLSEETHRELAHLKKIKPSLKIG; this is encoded by the exons ATGGCAAGAGAGAATACCAAAGACTTCCTTTTGGAAGCACTGGAGGACCTTACGCTGGATATGTTTGAGAAGTTTAAGTATAAATTATCATATATCAATTATGATGGGATGGCCAATCTCTCCAAATATTTGCTCAAGAAAGCCAACAATCCAGTTAAACTTGCGGACTACATGTGTGACCACTATGGAGCCGACCTTGCTGTGGATGTAGCTATCTATGTGCTTGAATGGATCAACCAAAGAGACACTGCAGCTAAGCTCaaacaggagaaaggaaaag ccCTGAGGCCCAGTCCACCCCCTGCTTCATTAGTCCAAG ATTACAAGATGAAGTACAGAGAACATGTACAAAAGAGTTACCACTGGATAAAAGACATGAATGCCCGTATTGGTGAGATGGTGACTCTGAACTCCAGATATACAAGGCTGGTTCTTGTTAGTAGACATCgccatgaaaaaaagaaagaacatgaaaTCATGGCTGTGGGACAGAGACATGCAGAAATCATGCAGGAACAAGTGAATTCTTCCATTGCTATAAGTGATCTTTTTAAACCTGACAGGGATAGACAGACACCAAAGACTGTCGTGATATTGGGAGCTGCAGGAATTGGGAAGACAATG ACAGTAAGAAAGATTATGCTGGACTGGGCATCAGAAGGACTCTATAGACAGTTTGACTATGTTTTCTACATACATTGTCGTGAGGGTAAtcttcttccagctcaggggagTATGGCTGACATGATCTCGAAATGCTGTCCCAGTGATAATCCACCTCTTGTAGAGATCTTGAGGACACCAGAAAAAATCTTGTTTGTCATCGATGGCTTTGATGAACTGATGTTTTCTTTGGACCGGTCACAAAATAACCTGTGCTCTGATCCCTGGGAGATGAAGCCAATGGAAATCATCCTGA AGTTATTTAGGAAAATCCTTCTCCCTGAATGCTCCCTATTGATAACATCAAGAccagctgccctgcagaagCTAGAACAGTGCTTGGTGTGTGAACGCTTTGCTGAAATACTGGGATTTTCAGCAGCTGATAGGGAGGAATATTTCCATaagttttttgaaaataaggaagagggaaggaaggccTTTCAGTTtgttaaaggaaatgaaatagtCTTCACCATGTGCCTTGTCCCCATCATGTGCTGGATCGTCTGTACTGTTATGAAACAACAGCTTGAAAGTGGTGAAGATCTTGCACAAACTGTCAAGACAACTACAGGAATATATATCCTTTATGTTTCCAGCTTACTAAAATCTCTGAGCAGCAAGATGAAACAGAACTTGCACATTATCCTGAAAAGACTTTGTTGCCTGGCTGTAGATGGGATCTGGAAGCAAAGAGTCCTCTTTGAAGAGGAGGCAATCAATGAATTCTTGTTAAATCAGAGAGACACTTTCCCactttttttgaatgaaagcaCTTTTCAGAAGGGCATTGTTTGTGGGAGTGCCTACAGTTTCATTCATCTGAGTGTCCAAGAGTTTTTTGCATCTCTATTCTATGTCCTAGAAGATGATGGCAAAACAAGAGATAAGCAAGAAGATCCTAAGAGGGATGTGAGAAAATTGTTAGAAAACTATGGAAACTCAAGACATGATTTCCTGTTAACTGTGAGGTTCCTATTTGGTCTCTTAAATAAGGAACGaagaaatgctttggaaaaagaaacagggtGCAAAATTAATCCTGAAATTAAAGAAGAATTACTAATGTGGCTTCGAACTAGCCAAAAAACAGCTTTAGCTGttaatgcagagaaaagagCAGTGATTCACAATTTGGAGGCTTGCCACTGTTTGTATGAAATCCAAGATGAAAGTTTTGTGAAAACTGCATTGGGTTATTTCACTGGAATATATCTACGAGACATCAGTTTCACCCAACTAGATCAAATAGTTCTTTCATTCAGTATAAAGAAGTGGCCTAAACTGGAGTCACTTGATGTGGGCTATTGCTCCTTTATCTCAGACGACCATGAAGAACATTTAGACCAACAGCTGGCAAAGCTGTCACATCT ggaaaagcaaTCACCTATTTACTTGAAGCAATCACCTATTTACTTGCTTTCTCAATCACTGAAGAGTCCAAACTGTACATTAAAGATCTTAAg GTTGGAATGGTGCAAACTcacagctgcctgctgtggggTTCTGGCCACGGTGCTCATCACCAGCCAGTGTCTGACGGAGCTGAGACTGTGTGGAAATGCTCTGGGAGATCTAGGAGTGCGACTGCTGTGTGAAGGGCTGAAACATCCCACCTGCCGGCTGCAGAGATTGAG GTTGTGGGGTTGCAGTCTCACAGATGCCTGCTGTGGGGATCTGGCCAATATGCTCAGCACCAACCAGAccctgctggagctggggctgggcgcTAATGCCCTGGGAGATGCTGGAGTGCACCTGCTGTGTGAGGGGCTTAAACACCTTGCCTGCCAGCTGCGGGTACTGGG GTTGTGGGGTTGCAGTCTCACAGATGCCTGCTGTGGGGATCTGGCCAATATGCTCAGCACCAACCAGAccctgctggagctggggctgggcgcTAATGCCCTGGGAGATGCTGGAGTGGTCCTGCTATGTGAGAAGCTTAAACACCCTGCCTGCCACCTTAAAGAACTGCG GCTCAGCAAATACGGACTCAGTGAAGAAACTCATCGGGAGCTGGCTCACCTAAAAAAGATCAAGCCCAGCCTGAAAATAGGATGA